One genomic region from Drosophila busckii strain San Diego stock center, stock number 13000-0081.31 chromosome 3R, ASM1175060v1, whole genome shotgun sequence encodes:
- the LOC108603612 gene encoding aminoacylase-1-like, with protein sequence MSIMEWENDSEIQIFREYLRIPTVHPNIDYTACVEFLKRQAASIGLPVDVVYPVNDANPVVVMKWLGKQPELPSIVLNSHTDVVPVFPDMWTHEPFSADMDDEGRIYARGAQDMKCVGTQYLAAVRALKASGYQPKRTVYLTFVPDEEVGGVLGMLELVKQDYFKSLNVGFSFDEAITSEDEAYSIYYGERTLWHLKFKISGTAGHGSLLLPNTAGVKLQYILNKMMEFGASQIKILEQNSNMDVGDVTTVNLTKLSGGVQSNVVPPLLELVFDIRIAITVDLAAFEQQIRDWCEEAGGGIELEFERKNPFIAPTKIDASNPFWVAYKKTLDDLGLKTRIQVCPGATDSRFIRQLGVPALGFSPINRTPILIHDHDEFLRADTYLEGIQIFKKLISAVANV encoded by the exons ATGAGCATAATGGAGTGGGAAAATGACAGCGAGATTCAAATCTTTCGCGAATATCTGCGCATTCCAACAGTGCACCCAAATATTGACTACA CTGCTTGTGTAGAATTTCTTAAGCGCCAAGCTGCTAGCATTGGTTTGCCTGTAGATGTTGTGTATCCTGTTAATGATGCCAATCCTGTTGTGGTTATGAAGTGGCTGGGCAAGCAGCCCGAGCTGCCTTCTATTGTTCTCAACTCACACACGGATGTCGTACCTGTCTTTCCTGACATGTGGACCCATGAACCATTCAGCGCTGATATGGATGATGAAGGTCGCATTTACGCGCGTGGCGCCCAGGACATGAAGTGTGTAGGCACTCAATATCTGGCAGCAGTTCGCGCTCTCAAAGCGAGTGGATATCAGCCCAAGAGAACTGTGTATCTGACCTTTGTGCCTGATGAGGAAGTTGGCGGTGTTTTGGGCATGCTTGAGCTAGTAAAGCAAGATTACTTCAAGAGTCTGAATGTGGGCTTTAGCTTTGATGAAGCCATAACCAGTGAGGATGAGGCCTACTCCATTTATTATGGAGAGCGTACTTTGTGGC ATCTTAAATTCAAGATCAGCGGCACTGCAGGTCATGGTTCATTGCTGTTGCCCAATACTGCTGGCGTTAAgctgcaatatattttaaacaagaTGATGGAATTTGGTGCAtctcaaattaaaatacttgaGCAGAACTCGAACATGGATGTTGGCGATGTGACAACTGTGAACTTGACTAAACTCAGCGGTGGTGTGCAGAGCAATGTTGTGCCGCCTTTGCTGGAGTTGGTATTTGATATTCGCATTGCCATCACTGTGGATTTAGCTGCGTTCGAGCAACAGATTCGCGACTGGTGCGAGGAGGCAGGCGGTGGCATTGAGCTTGAGTTCGAAAGAAAGAATCCATTTATAGCGCCAACCAAAATCGATGCAAGCAATCCGTTTTGGGTAGCTTACAAGAAAACATTGGATGATCT AGGACTTAAGACTAGAATACAAGTTTGCCCTGGTGCTACTGATAGTCGCTTCATACGACAGTTGGGTGTGCCAGCCTTGGGCTTTTCGCCTATTAACCGCACACCTATTCTGATTCATGACCATGATGAATTCCTGCGTGCAGATACTTATCTTGAAGGCATTCAAATCTTTAAAAAACTCATATCAGCTGTAGCTAATGTTTAA
- the LOC108602080 gene encoding aminoacylase-1, which translates to MSKAEWENNEEIKIFREYLRIPSVHPNVDYKPCVEFLQRQAESIGLALDVSYPVNDSNPVVVLKWLGKQPELPAIMLNSHMDVVPVFPEKWTYDPFGAEMDEAGNIYARGTQDTKGIGTQYLGAIRALKASGYQPKRTVLVTFVPDEEVGGYLGMREWIHTEQFKSLNVGFSLDEGSSSLDDAYYVYYGERTAWHLRFKIHGNAGHGSLLLPNTAGVKLNYIVNKMMEFRESQVKRLGSDKSLFFGDVTTVNLTRLSGGVQSNVVPSLLEVVFDLRIALDVDLAAFEQQIRDWCEQAGGGIDLEFEQKDVYVPPTKVDATNGFWVAFEQATKKLNLKIRPHVCPGGTDSRFLRAVGIPALGFSPICDTPILLHDHDEYVRAETYLHGIEVYKKIIPAVANV; encoded by the exons atgagcAAAGCAGAGTGGGAAAACAAtgaggaaattaaaattttccgTGAATACTTGCGCATACCCTCAGTACACCCAAATGTGGATTACA AACCCTGCGTTGAGTTTCTGCAACGTCAAGCAGAGAGCATTGGCCTAGCCCTAGATGTCTCATATCCGGTCAATGACTCCAATCCAGTTGTGGTGCTCAAGTGGCTGGGCAAGCAGCCAGAGCTGCCAGCAATTATGCTCAACTCGCATATGGATGTGGTGCCAGTGTTTCCAGAGAAGTGGACATACGATCCGTTTGGCGCTGAGATGGACGAAGCGGGTAACATTTATGCAAGAGGCACACAGGATACAAAGGGCATTGGCACTCAATATCTAGGCGCCATACGTGCGCTCAAGGCGAGCGGTTATCAGCCAAAGCGCACGGTGTTAGTAACCTTTGTGCCTGATGAGGAGGTGGGCGGTTATCTGGGCATGCGTGAGTGGATACACACGGAGCAGTTCAAAAGTCTGAATGTGGGCTTCAGCTTGGACGAAGGTTCCTCCAGCCTGGACGATGCCTACTATGTGTACTATGGCGAACGCACAGcgtggc ATCTGCGCTTCAAGATACACGGCAATGCTGGCCAtggctcgctgctgctgccgaacACAGCTGGCGTCAAGCTCAACTACATTGTTAACAAAATGATGGAGTTCCGGGAGTCGCAGGTGAAACGGCTCGGAAGCGACAAGAGCCTGTTCTTTGGCGATGTCACCACTGTCAATCTGACGCGTTTGAGCGGCGGCGTGCAGAGCAATGTGGTGCCATCGCTGCTTGAAGTCGTGTTCGATTTGCGCATAGCGCTCGACGTGGATCTGGCGGCTTTTGAACAGCAAATACGCGATTGGTGCGAGCAGGCGGGCGGTGGCATTGATTTGGAGTTCGAGCAGAAGGATGTGTATGTGCCGCCCACAAAGGTTGATGCCACAAACGGCTTTTGGGTAGCGTTTGAGCAGGCTACCAAAAAGCT gaatttaaaaatacGACCACACGTGTGTCCTGGTGGCACGGACTCGCGGTTTCTGCGTGCTGTGGGCATTCCAGCCTTGGGCTTCTCGCCCATATGCGACACTCCCATATTGCTGCATGATCATGATGAATACGTGCGTGCCGAAACCTACTTGCATGGCATTGAGGTCTACAAGAAGATAATTCCAGCAGTGGCCAATGTCTGa
- the LOC108603611 gene encoding proteoglycan Cow isoform X2: MKRLPLIASACLALVLMSSCLPGSVEAKKKKYVGETGGDFEFIDEINKNTQNNKNVGEHKRWIHDPSSDLCRPLNCKKREICLLEDEFSALCVSKKELHKNRDEIITKAKYLEEEAKRRVNQQDNDSQDVEDINNDDEDTSSDGNRNANNNNNNVNGNNMQSIVQANEDNNDDEEDKSLSLGDDDESKEDDVFYENNIAAGDKQQQQQQKPLVTQQDDDEELDNCKPCPVAKPTFLCGADNRTYSSLCRLDYHNCIHSTSIRIACKGFCPCKENTDGKRMQRIGGGKYNNKKLNLDQLQKEQLQQQAYKDSSNNNIMMNSGNVMAGNNNDFNTIMNDKDDNNRHFNHINAQYTFTPEEIKYDNKHYKYLKYTAYKKDAKYLEEKRKMRNYNENEVVDKQSQKLNKNNNNNPSGYPAKSAECKPQQLTAIGNRLLDWFSVIMADSKRRRQHSQKSKAHFPPACKTEAKWMFGHLDLNNDGLLSLQEMYDLEHDQNERCIKPFIDTCDLDQDNSINTREWCRCFEKTDRPCAAVRRRIAGDFAGAYAPDCDVQGFYKPTQCHNSVGVCWCVDKHGVEFANTRTRGKPNCESVVNNAASLTSDDEDEAADDEDSAEGSADQMLVF, translated from the exons ATGAAGCGTTTACCGCTGATTGCCAGCGCTTGTCTGGCTTTGGTGTTGATGTCATCCTGTCTGCCTGGCAGCGTTGAGgccaagaagaagaaatatGTTGGCGAAACTGGCGGTGATTTTGAGTTTATCGATGAG ataaacaaaaacacccagaacaacaaaaatgtggGCGAACACAAGCGCTGGATACACGATCCTTCAA GTGACCTCTGCCGGCCGCTAAACTGTAAGAAGCGCGAAATCTGTTTGCTGGAGGATGAGTTTAGCGCTCTTTGCGTGTCGAAGAAGGAACTGCACAAAAATCG TGATGAGATAATCACCAAGGCTAAATATTTGGAAGAGGAGGCCAAGAGGCGTGTCAATCAACAGGATAACGATAGCCAGGATGTTGAAGACATCAACAATGATGATGAGGACACCAGTAGCGATGGCAACCGCAATgctaataacaacaacaacaacgtgaacggcaacaatatgcaaagcattgTGCAGGCCAATGAGGATAACAACGACGACGAAGAAGATAAAAGCCTGAGCTTGGGTGACGATGATGAATCCAAGGAAGATGATGTCTTCTATGAAAACAACATTGCCGCCGGCgataagcaacagcagcagcagcagaaaccaTTGGTCACCCAACAGGACGACGATGAGGAATTGGA CAACTGCAAGCCGTGTCCTGTGGCAAAGCCAACGTTCCTGTGCGGCGCAGACAACAGGACCTACTCATCACTATGCAGATTGGATTATCACAATTGCATACATTCGACTTCCATACGGATTGCCTGCAAAGGATTCTGTCCCTGCAAGG AAAATACCGATGGAAAGCGCATGCAGCGCATTGGCGGtggcaaatacaacaacaagaaactcAACCTCGACCAGCTGCAgaaggagcagctgcagcagcaggccTACAaggacagcagcaataacaacatcATGATGAACAGCGGCAATGTTATggccggcaacaacaacgacttTAATACAATCATGAAT GATAAGGACGACAACAATCGTCACTTCAATCATATCAATGCGCAGTACACGTTCACGCCCGAGGAGATCAAGTATGACAACAAGCACTACAAGTATCTCAAGTACACGGCCTACAAGAAG gATGCCAAGTATCTGGAGGAGAAGCGCAAGATGCGAAACTACAACGAGAACGAAGTGGTGGACAAGCAGTCACAGAAGctaaacaagaacaacaacaacaatccaaGTG GTTATCCTGCCAAGTCGGCTGAATGCAAGCCACAGCAATTGACTGCCATTGGCAATCGTCTTCTGGATTGGTTCTCTGTCATCATGGCCGACAGCAAGCGTCGCCGTCAGCATAGCCAAAAGTCCAAGGCACACTTTCCGCCCGCCTGCAAGACTGAGGCCAAGTGGATGTTTGGCCATCTGGATTTGAATAACGATGGGCTGTTGTCGCTGCAGGAGATGTACGATCTAGAGCATGATCAGAACGAGCGTTGCATTAAGCCATTCATTGACACCTGCGATCTCGACCAGGATAATTCGATTAATACACGCGAATGGTGCCGCTGCTTTGAGAAGACCGATCGTCCCTGCGCTGCGGTGCGGCGAAGAATTGCCGGCGACTTTGCAG GAGCCTACGCACCGGACTGCGATGTGCAGGGATTCTATAAGCCAACGCAGTGCCACAACTCCGTGGGCGTCTGTTGGTGTGTGGACAAGCATGGTGTTGAGTTCgccaacacacgcacacgtggCAAGCCCAACTGTG AGTCCGTGGTAAACAATGCCGCCTCGCTAACGTCCGACGATGAGGATGAGGCTGCCGACGACGAAGACAGCGCAGAGGGCAGTGCCGATCAAATGTTGGTCTTTTAA
- the LOC108603611 gene encoding proteoglycan Cow isoform X1: protein MKRLPLIASACLALVLMSSCLPGSVEAKKKKYVGETGGDFEFIDEINKNTQNNKNVGEHKRWIHDPSSDLCRPLNCKKREICLLEDEFSALCVSKKELHKNRDEIITKAKYLEEEAKRRVNQQDNDSQDVEDINNDDEDTSSDGNRNANNNNNNVNGNNMQSIVQANEDNNDDEEDKSLSLGDDDESKEDDVFYENNIAAGDKQQQQQQKPLVTQQDDDEELDNCKPCPVAKPTFLCGADNRTYSSLCRLDYHNCIHSTSIRIACKGFCPCKENTDGKRMQRIGGGKYNNKKLNLDQLQKEQLQQQAYKDSSNNNIMMNSGNVMAGNNNDFNTIMNDKDDNNRHFNHINAQYTFTPEEIKYDNKHYKYLKYTAYKKDAKYLEEKRKMRNYNENEVVDKQSQKLNKNNNNNPSGYPAKSAECKPQQLTAIGNRLLDWFSVIMADSKRRRQHSQKSKAHFPPACKTEAKWMFGHLDLNNDGLLSLQEMYDLEHDQNERCIKPFIDTCDLDQDNSINTREWCRCFEKTDRPCAAVRRRIAGDFAGEIGAYAPDCDVQGFYKPTQCHNSVGVCWCVDKHGVEFANTRTRGKPNCESVVNNAASLTSDDEDEAADDEDSAEGSADQMLVF, encoded by the exons ATGAAGCGTTTACCGCTGATTGCCAGCGCTTGTCTGGCTTTGGTGTTGATGTCATCCTGTCTGCCTGGCAGCGTTGAGgccaagaagaagaaatatGTTGGCGAAACTGGCGGTGATTTTGAGTTTATCGATGAG ataaacaaaaacacccagaacaacaaaaatgtggGCGAACACAAGCGCTGGATACACGATCCTTCAA GTGACCTCTGCCGGCCGCTAAACTGTAAGAAGCGCGAAATCTGTTTGCTGGAGGATGAGTTTAGCGCTCTTTGCGTGTCGAAGAAGGAACTGCACAAAAATCG TGATGAGATAATCACCAAGGCTAAATATTTGGAAGAGGAGGCCAAGAGGCGTGTCAATCAACAGGATAACGATAGCCAGGATGTTGAAGACATCAACAATGATGATGAGGACACCAGTAGCGATGGCAACCGCAATgctaataacaacaacaacaacgtgaacggcaacaatatgcaaagcattgTGCAGGCCAATGAGGATAACAACGACGACGAAGAAGATAAAAGCCTGAGCTTGGGTGACGATGATGAATCCAAGGAAGATGATGTCTTCTATGAAAACAACATTGCCGCCGGCgataagcaacagcagcagcagcagaaaccaTTGGTCACCCAACAGGACGACGATGAGGAATTGGA CAACTGCAAGCCGTGTCCTGTGGCAAAGCCAACGTTCCTGTGCGGCGCAGACAACAGGACCTACTCATCACTATGCAGATTGGATTATCACAATTGCATACATTCGACTTCCATACGGATTGCCTGCAAAGGATTCTGTCCCTGCAAGG AAAATACCGATGGAAAGCGCATGCAGCGCATTGGCGGtggcaaatacaacaacaagaaactcAACCTCGACCAGCTGCAgaaggagcagctgcagcagcaggccTACAaggacagcagcaataacaacatcATGATGAACAGCGGCAATGTTATggccggcaacaacaacgacttTAATACAATCATGAAT GATAAGGACGACAACAATCGTCACTTCAATCATATCAATGCGCAGTACACGTTCACGCCCGAGGAGATCAAGTATGACAACAAGCACTACAAGTATCTCAAGTACACGGCCTACAAGAAG gATGCCAAGTATCTGGAGGAGAAGCGCAAGATGCGAAACTACAACGAGAACGAAGTGGTGGACAAGCAGTCACAGAAGctaaacaagaacaacaacaacaatccaaGTG GTTATCCTGCCAAGTCGGCTGAATGCAAGCCACAGCAATTGACTGCCATTGGCAATCGTCTTCTGGATTGGTTCTCTGTCATCATGGCCGACAGCAAGCGTCGCCGTCAGCATAGCCAAAAGTCCAAGGCACACTTTCCGCCCGCCTGCAAGACTGAGGCCAAGTGGATGTTTGGCCATCTGGATTTGAATAACGATGGGCTGTTGTCGCTGCAGGAGATGTACGATCTAGAGCATGATCAGAACGAGCGTTGCATTAAGCCATTCATTGACACCTGCGATCTCGACCAGGATAATTCGATTAATACACGCGAATGGTGCCGCTGCTTTGAGAAGACCGATCGTCCCTGCGCTGCGGTGCGGCGAAGAATTGCCGGCGACTTTGCAGGTGAGATAG GAGCCTACGCACCGGACTGCGATGTGCAGGGATTCTATAAGCCAACGCAGTGCCACAACTCCGTGGGCGTCTGTTGGTGTGTGGACAAGCATGGTGTTGAGTTCgccaacacacgcacacgtggCAAGCCCAACTGTG AGTCCGTGGTAAACAATGCCGCCTCGCTAACGTCCGACGATGAGGATGAGGCTGCCGACGACGAAGACAGCGCAGAGGGCAGTGCCGATCAAATGTTGGTCTTTTAA
- the LOC108601235 gene encoding aminoacylase-1-like — translation MGKHDWENNEEIQIFREYLRIPSVHPNVDYTACVDFLKRQATRLNLSLEIIYPNKESNPCVLMKWQGQQPELPAILLNSHMDVVPVFADKWTHDPFAAHMDEEGRIYARGAQDMKCVSTQYLGAIRALKAAGFQPRRTLYLSFVPEEEAGPNPGMLELVQADYMHKLNIGFSLDEGISSENEIYNVFYAERTLWHVRFKISGTSGHGSLLLSHTAGEKLNYLLAKLMEFRAAQVKLLEGNSSLTIGDVTTVNLTQVCGGVQSNVVPPLLELGVDIRIAVTMDIAAFEKQIRQWCEEAGSGIEFIFETKDEFVPPTKVDATNPYWLTFKQSLDELGLKIRLLVFTGATDSRFIRQVGIPALGFSPINNTPVLLHDHNEYLRADTYLQGIQTYKKIISSLANC, via the exons ATGGGCAAACATGATTGGGAAAACAATGAGGAGATTCAAATATTTCGTGAATATTTGCGTATACCAAGTGTACATCCAAACGTAGATTACA cTGCTTGTGTGGACTTTCTTAAGCGCCAGGCAACAAGGCTGAATCTGTCGCTGGAGATAATTTATCCTAACAAGGAGTCAAATCCATGTGTGCTAATGAAATGGCAAGGCCAGCAGCCTGAGCTGCCTGCCATACTGCTCAACTCTCACATGGATGTTGTGCCCGTATTTGCAGACAAGTGGACACATGATCCCTTCGCCGCTCATATGGATGAAGAGGGACGCATATACGCAAGAGGCGCGCAGGATATGAAGTGCGTGAGTACGCAGTACCTAGGCGCAATTCGAGCTCTGAAGGCGGCAGGCTTCCAGCCAAGGCGCACTTTATACCTCAGTTTTGTACCTGAGGAGGAGGCGGGTCCAAATCCCGGAATGCTTGAGCTGGTGCAGGCGGACTACATGCATAAGCTTAATATTGGTTTCAGTCTTGACGAAGGCATAAGCAGCGAGAATGAAATTTACAATGTTTTTTATGCAGAGCGCACTTTGTGGC ATGTCAGATTTAAGATCAGTGGCACCTCCGGTCATGGCTCACTGTTGTTATCTCACACGGCTGGCGAGAAACTTAATTATCTGCTAGCCAAGTTAATGGAATTTCGAGCTGCGCAGGTTAAACTGCTTGAGGGAAACTCCAGCTTGACTATTGGCGATGTGACGACTGTTAATCTTACACAAGTGTGTGGTGGAGTGCAAAGCAATGTCGTGCCACCTTTGCTGGAGCTTGGCGTTGATATACGCATTGCAGTTACAATGGATATAGCTGcgtttgaaaaacaaattcgCCAGTGGTGCGAGGAAGCAGGCAGTggcattgaatttatatttgaaacgAAGGATGAATTTGTGCCGCCAACAAAAGTCGACGCAACGAATCCTTATTGGCTGACCTTCAAGCAAAGTTTAGATGAACT TGGTTTAAAAATACGATTGCTCGTATTCACCGGAGCAACTGATAGTCGCTTTATACGTCAGGTGGGCATACCAGCCTTGGGCTTTTCACCAATCAACAATACGCCCGTATTGCTCCATGATCATAATGAATATCTACGGGCAGATACTTATCTGCAAGGCATTCAGACTTATAAGAAAATCATCAGCAGTCTAGCAAACTGTTAg
- the LOC108603613 gene encoding aminoacylase-1-like: MSKAEWENNEEIKIFREYLRIPTVHPSIDYTACVDFLKRQAASIGLPVEVVYPVNEANPVVVMKWLGKQPELPSIILNSHTDVVPVFADKWTHKPFSADMDDEGRIYARGSQDMKCVGTQYLAAVRALKASGYQPKRTVYLSFVPDEEVGGVLGMREMVRQDYFKSLHVGFSFDEGITSADESYSIYYAERTLWHLHFKISGTAGHGSLLLPNTAGEKLHYVVNKMMEFRATQLKRLNEDSSIDIGDVTTVNLTQLRGGVQSNVVPPLLEVVFDIRFAVTVDIPAFEKQIRDWCEEAGGGIELYFEMKNPFVEPTKIDDSNPFWVAFKKTLDELGLKTRARVFPGATDSRFIRHIGIPALGFSPINNTPILLHDHDEFLRADTYLHGIEVYKKLIPAVANA, from the exons atgagcAAAGCCGAGTGGGAAAATAAtgaggaaattaaaatattccgGGAATATCTGCGCATTCCGACAGTGCACCCAAGCATAGATTACA CCGCCTGCGTTGATTTTCTCAAGCGTCAAGCTGCAAGTATTGGTCTGCCCGTGGAAGTTGTATATCCCGTTAATGAAGCCAATCCTGTTGTGGTCATGAAGTGGCTGGGCAAGCAGCCCGAGCTACCTTCTATTATTCTCAATTCACACACGGATGTTGTGCCCGTCTTCGCTGACAAGTGGACCCATAAACCATTTAGCGCTGATATGGATGACGAAGGTCGCATTTACGCGCGTGGCTCCCAGGACATGAAGTGTGTAGGCACTCAATACCTAGCTGCAGTTCGTGCTCTGAAAGCCAGCGGCTATCAGCCCAAGCGTACTGTATATCTTAGCTTTGTGCCCGATGAGGAGGTTGGCGGTGTTTTGGGCATGCGCGAGATGGTAAGACAAGACTACTTCAAGAGTCTCCATGTTGGTTTCAGCTTTGATGAAGGCATCACTAGTGCGGATGAGTCCTACTCCATTTACTATGCTGAGCGTACGCTTTGGC atttgcatttcaaaatcAGCGGCACTGCAGGCCATGGCTCTTTGCTGCTACCCAACACGGCTGGCGAGAAGCTTCATTATGTTGTTAACAAGATGATGGAATTCCGTGCTACACAATTAAAGCGACTTAATGAGGATTCCAGCATTGATATAGGTGATGTGACCACAGTCAATCTCACTCAGCTGCGTGGCGGTGTGCAAAGTAATGTGGTGCCTCCACTACTTGAGGTAGTCTTTGACATTCGCTTTGCCGTCACTGTGGATATACCAGCATTTGAGAAGCAAATTCGTGACTGGTGCGAGGAAGCTGGCGGTGGCATTGAACTTTACTTCGAAATGAAGAACCCATTTGTTGAGCCAACTAAAATTGATGACTCAAATCCATTTTGGGTCGCCTTCAAAAAAACTTTGGATGAACT TGGTCTTAAGACTCGTGCTCGAGTTTTCCCTGGTGCTACTGATAGCAGATTCATTCGCCATATAGGCATTCCAGCCTTGGGCTTTTCGCCCATCAACAATACTCCAATATTGCTGCATGATCATGATGAATTTCTGCGTGCCGACACCTATCTTCACGGCATCGAGGTCTACAAGAAACTTATACCTGCTGTGGCTAATGCTTGA